A genomic region of Nitrosomonas ureae contains the following coding sequences:
- a CDS encoding DUF1428 domain-containing protein, with protein MGKYVDGYVIPIAQDKLEEYQKMAELAGLVWKEHGALEYIECAGDDLDQKELVSFKKLTDADENETVIFAWIVFESKEHRDRVNQAVMADPRLASSMNPDSHPFDCKRMAYGGFKTIVSF; from the coding sequence ATGGGAAAGTATGTTGATGGTTATGTGATTCCAATTGCTCAGGATAAACTGGAGGAATATCAAAAAATGGCTGAATTGGCTGGCTTGGTTTGGAAAGAGCACGGTGCCCTGGAATATATCGAGTGTGCGGGAGATGACCTCGATCAGAAAGAGTTGGTGTCATTCAAAAAATTAACCGATGCCGACGAAAATGAAACGGTTATTTTTGCATGGATCGTGTTCGAATCGAAAGAACATCGTGACCGGGTTAATCAGGCGGTTATGGCTGATCCACGTTTGGCGTCTTCGATGAACCCTGATTCTCATCCCTTCGATTGCAAGCGGATGGCCTATGGTGGTTTCAAGACAATTGTTAGTTTCTAG
- a CDS encoding flagellar hook-length control protein FliK, whose protein sequence is MNPIIIKTDLITPLTQIKSVSPVIPVTAILDSQDSSSKFEQGQKYQAFIEARLSNGYSKVLVNNKLLQIDLPVKFQPGSKIELVFISHQPNLKFLILDEAIIKSKENITSISTTGRFIDLLIHDTLKHASTNATQFLTSSSPLLNGTPTNSTELPGLLQKAIIQSGLFYESHQAQWINGENTLENLQQEPQSKLLLAIPELSMTKTAISASLVPEIPAHTQSMSLVQQQLNTLETGHLFWQGEVWQGQPMKWEICEQPEDKSKSGESDPAVQWRTQFHLSLPQLGDITATLLVNAQGININIETSRVDTTSLLKGNRSLLTTDMQSAGLTIKTVEVQYNDNK, encoded by the coding sequence TTGAATCCAATTATAATCAAAACTGATTTAATCACGCCTCTAACACAGATAAAATCTGTATCACCGGTAATACCCGTAACAGCAATTCTTGATTCACAAGACTCTTCTAGCAAATTTGAACAAGGTCAGAAATATCAGGCATTCATTGAAGCACGTTTATCTAACGGATACTCCAAGGTATTGGTTAACAACAAACTGCTTCAAATAGATTTGCCAGTAAAATTTCAACCCGGCAGTAAAATAGAACTAGTTTTTATTTCTCACCAACCAAACCTAAAATTCCTCATTCTCGATGAAGCTATTATAAAATCAAAAGAAAATATCACTTCAATAAGCACCACTGGGCGATTTATCGATCTTCTAATACATGACACTTTGAAACATGCCTCAACTAATGCCACCCAATTCCTAACAAGTTCTTCTCCACTTCTGAATGGAACACCAACAAATAGCACTGAATTACCCGGTTTATTGCAAAAAGCAATTATCCAAAGTGGTTTATTCTATGAATCGCATCAGGCTCAATGGATTAATGGAGAAAATACACTGGAAAATTTACAACAAGAACCACAAAGTAAATTACTGTTAGCGATACCTGAGTTATCTATGACTAAAACAGCGATTTCTGCTTCGCTAGTTCCTGAAATACCAGCGCATACTCAGAGTATGTCATTAGTACAACAACAGCTAAACACACTGGAAACCGGGCATCTCTTCTGGCAAGGTGAAGTTTGGCAGGGGCAGCCGATGAAGTGGGAGATCTGTGAACAACCTGAAGATAAAAGCAAGAGTGGTGAATCCGATCCTGCAGTACAGTGGCGTACACAATTTCACTTATCACTACCACAATTAGGAGATATTACTGCGACTCTTTTAGTTAACGCTCAAGGTATTAATATTAATATAGAAACATCGCGGGTAGACACAACTAGTTTATTAAAAGGCAATCGGTCTCTGCTTACGACAGATATGCAATCTGCAGGATTAACTATCAAAACAGTAGAAGTTCAATACAATGACAACAAATGA
- a CDS encoding flagellar protein FlaG, giving the protein MITNSTGNTSNIVSLSTTFHPTSITNKSSTNLTNNENVPDQIAQSITANADQLHEAVGKIEKFSLAVQQNLKFSIDEDSGKTVIKVMDATTDEIVRQIPTEEMIDIARALSKIHGALFNDCA; this is encoded by the coding sequence ATGATCACTAATTCAACAGGAAATACAAGCAACATTGTTTCTCTATCTACAACTTTTCATCCTACCTCGATTACGAACAAGTCTTCGACAAATCTGACCAACAATGAAAATGTTCCTGACCAAATAGCACAATCTATCACAGCCAATGCTGATCAATTGCATGAGGCTGTTGGTAAAATAGAAAAATTTTCGCTAGCCGTGCAACAAAATTTGAAATTCTCTATAGACGAAGATTCTGGCAAAACAGTAATTAAAGTTATGGATGCCACAACCGATGAAATAGTTCGTCAAATTCCAACTGAAGAAATGATTGATATAGCACGCGCGCTCAGCAAAATCCACGGCGCTTTATTTAACGACTGTGCCTAA
- a CDS encoding RNA polymerase sigma factor, whose amino-acid sequence MTKSVQNYTETLEQIYRNESRRVLATLIRLLGDIDQAEEALHDAFKIALEQWPQQGIPENPKAWLVSVGRFKAIDKFRRNARFDSIDEIPAHLATLIFPVDDNSDGSLEDDQLRLIFTCCHPSLSSEAQIALTLREICGLSTEEIAHAFLITPKTVAQRIVRAKAKIRDARIPYEVPEREHLPDRLDSVLKVIYLVFNESYSASSGTELMRHDLSVEAIRLGRLLLELMPSEPEVLGLLALMLLQDSRRAARINAQGDLILLDEQDRLLWNRDQIDEGVILVKHALGLSGFGAYTLQAAIAAVHAEAPSSGETDWREIVGLYNVLKQIYPSPIVELNRAVAVAMRDGPAIGLELIEALISQGQLADYHFMYAAKADFHRKLGQLNEAIEAYQHALQLTQQAPERRFLQKRLTELQNQ is encoded by the coding sequence TTGACGAAATCGGTACAAAATTATACGGAAACATTAGAACAGATTTATCGCAATGAATCCCGACGTGTACTAGCTACGTTAATACGCTTGCTGGGAGACATCGATCAAGCAGAGGAAGCGCTCCACGATGCATTCAAAATTGCACTGGAGCAATGGCCGCAACAGGGTATACCAGAGAACCCTAAGGCTTGGTTGGTGTCTGTAGGACGCTTTAAAGCCATTGATAAATTTCGGCGTAACGCGCGTTTCGATAGCATTGATGAAATACCCGCTCATCTTGCTACTTTAATTTTTCCGGTTGATGACAATTCGGATGGAAGTCTGGAAGATGATCAATTACGCTTGATTTTTACCTGTTGTCATCCGAGCTTATCGTCAGAAGCTCAGATTGCCTTGACCTTACGAGAAATCTGCGGGTTGAGTACTGAAGAAATTGCTCATGCTTTTCTGATAACACCCAAAACAGTTGCCCAGCGAATTGTGCGCGCCAAAGCAAAAATCCGTGATGCACGGATTCCCTATGAGGTTCCGGAACGGGAGCATTTACCAGATCGTCTGGATTCAGTTCTAAAAGTTATCTATTTGGTATTTAACGAGAGTTATTCAGCCTCATCCGGTACTGAATTGATGCGGCATGATCTCTCAGTTGAAGCAATACGTCTTGGCAGGTTACTCCTGGAATTGATGCCGTCAGAGCCGGAAGTTCTCGGACTTCTGGCTCTCATGCTGCTGCAAGACTCGCGTCGGGCCGCCCGAATTAATGCGCAAGGCGATCTAATTTTACTTGATGAGCAAGATCGCTTACTCTGGAATCGTGATCAGATCGATGAAGGTGTGATTCTGGTGAAACACGCACTTGGTTTGTCAGGGTTTGGCGCTTATACATTGCAGGCCGCTATTGCCGCCGTGCATGCCGAAGCACCGAGTTCAGGAGAAACCGATTGGCGCGAAATTGTAGGATTGTATAACGTACTCAAGCAGATTTATCCGTCGCCTATTGTCGAATTAAATCGTGCGGTCGCAGTGGCAATGCGCGATGGACCGGCAATAGGATTAGAACTGATCGAAGCGCTCATTTCTCAGGGCCAACTGGCGGATTATCATTTCATGTATGCCGCCAAGGCTGATTTTCATCGCAAATTAGGGCAGCTTAATGAAGCAATTGAAGCCTATCAACATGCTTTACAACTTACCCAACAAGCACCTGAACGGCGGTTTCTGCAAAAAAGATTGACTGAGCTACAAAATCAATAA
- a CDS encoding flagellar protein FliT, giving the protein MDNAHTIIIYNTILATTEKMLTAAQNSEWDQLVSLEQECRKLTESLKKNDTEPPLDRELQQQKIKIIHQILDNDAQIRAIIEPWMARLQEMLSINRRTRNLQQTYQPINTI; this is encoded by the coding sequence ATGGACAATGCACATACGATAATAATCTACAATACCATTTTAGCAACAACCGAGAAAATGCTGACCGCTGCACAAAATAGCGAATGGGATCAATTAGTATCATTAGAACAAGAATGCAGGAAGCTGACCGAAAGTCTCAAAAAAAATGATACAGAGCCTCCGCTTGATAGGGAATTACAACAACAAAAAATAAAAATTATTCATCAAATATTGGATAACGATGCCCAAATTCGGGCAATTATTGAGCCATGGATGGCAAGATTACAGGAAATGCTCAGCATCAATAGGCGCACACGCAATCTCCAACAAACCTATCAGCCTATTAACACTATATAA
- a CDS encoding flagellar brake protein has translation MLAPNQETETYEVLEPTTLFSDEKNEKFRIRSEIDILFILRGIMQADSLITLYPDYESDFILTSILAINSDRKEMVIDYGINEKHCQKALNSKELVFVTTQNRVKIEFVCNQIKKIYFNNKDAFVVNIPETLLRIQRRNHFRISTPIVKPLKCAIPIPGKNTTTSKAEVALLDISCGGTAVIDQHPIINFDPGIIYDNCQIMLPEIGTINVTIQVKNTYEITLRNGQNCMRAGCQFINLAANMEAMIQRYIIKQEQMRKMK, from the coding sequence ATGCTTGCACCTAATCAGGAAACTGAAACATATGAAGTATTAGAACCGACTACACTATTCTCTGATGAAAAAAATGAGAAATTCCGCATCCGCTCGGAAATTGATATTCTCTTTATACTTCGCGGAATCATGCAAGCGGATTCACTCATTACACTTTATCCCGATTATGAAAGTGATTTTATACTGACATCGATTCTAGCCATAAACTCTGACAGGAAAGAAATGGTCATTGATTATGGCATCAATGAGAAACATTGCCAAAAAGCTCTCAATTCCAAAGAATTAGTTTTTGTCACCACGCAAAATAGAGTAAAAATAGAGTTTGTCTGTAATCAAATCAAGAAAATTTACTTCAATAATAAAGATGCATTCGTAGTTAATATCCCAGAAACTCTCCTACGCATACAAAGAAGGAATCATTTTCGCATATCCACCCCTATCGTAAAGCCACTTAAATGTGCTATTCCAATACCCGGTAAAAACACAACGACTTCTAAAGCTGAGGTCGCACTCCTGGATATAAGTTGTGGCGGTACTGCGGTCATTGATCAACATCCAATTATCAATTTTGACCCAGGAATAATTTATGACAATTGCCAAATCATGCTTCCAGAGATTGGTACTATTAACGTTACTATCCAAGTAAAAAACACCTACGAAATCACTTTACGTAATGGGCAAAATTGTATGCGTGCAGGGTGTCAATTTATTAATCTAGCAGCAAATATGGAAGCTATGATACAGCGCTATATTATTAAACAAGAACAAATGAGAAAAATGAAATAA
- the fliS gene encoding flagellar export chaperone FliS — translation MFFTTNAISTYQRVGIETGVESADPHKLILMLFEGTQEALAKTRMHMQRNEIAEKGQMISKAITIIDEGLSACLDMKAGGDLAIKLQALYNYMTHQLLVANIQNNIEILDEVNKLLSELYSAWKEIGESNQAKTTIKAIAI, via the coding sequence ATGTTTTTCACAACAAATGCAATATCCACCTATCAACGCGTTGGTATTGAAACAGGTGTTGAATCAGCTGATCCGCACAAGCTTATTTTAATGTTATTTGAAGGCACACAGGAAGCTCTAGCAAAAACTAGAATGCATATGCAGCGTAACGAAATAGCTGAAAAGGGGCAAATGATTTCAAAAGCCATAACCATAATTGACGAGGGCCTGAGTGCTTGTCTCGATATGAAAGCGGGTGGTGATTTAGCAATCAAGCTTCAAGCACTTTATAATTATATGACACATCAATTATTAGTAGCTAATATTCAAAATAACATTGAAATATTAGATGAAGTAAATAAGCTTTTATCTGAACTATATAGCGCCTGGAAAGAAATCGGAGAATCCAATCAGGCGAAAACCACAATAAAAGCAATCGCTATCTAA
- a CDS encoding EscU/YscU/HrcU family type III secretion system export apparatus switch protein encodes MTTNDSYSTAVALAYREGQIAPKVIAKGRGLIAQEIIRRAKEANIYVHESSELVALLMQVNLDDRIPPQLYVAVAELLAWLYRLEKAETTLVTANSLSSKIAQQTLEGN; translated from the coding sequence ATGACAACAAATGATTCTTACTCCACCGCTGTAGCGCTTGCGTATCGAGAAGGACAAATCGCACCTAAAGTAATCGCTAAAGGTCGTGGTCTCATTGCTCAAGAAATTATTCGGCGTGCTAAAGAAGCAAATATCTATGTTCATGAATCAAGTGAACTAGTTGCATTATTGATGCAAGTAAATCTTGATGACCGCATTCCGCCACAGCTTTATGTCGCAGTCGCTGAATTACTTGCATGGCTTTATCGCCTGGAAAAAGCAGAAACAACCCTGGTGACTGCTAACAGTCTTAGCAGCAAGATCGCACAACAAACTTTGGAGGGAAATTGA
- a CDS encoding YciI family protein — translation MRYMIIVKASQDSEAGVMPEEQLIAEMAKFHEELAAAGVLLDASGLQASSKGWRIQYSGNKRTLIDGPFTETKELIAGYTLIQVASKADALEWSKRFPNPAGEGKNCEIEVRQLFELDDFEPSEAVERFRELERSKND, via the coding sequence TTGCGCTACATGATCATAGTCAAAGCAAGCCAGGATTCGGAAGCAGGTGTTATGCCTGAAGAACAACTTATCGCAGAGATGGCGAAATTTCATGAAGAACTTGCGGCAGCAGGTGTGTTGCTGGATGCATCCGGCTTACAAGCCAGCTCAAAAGGTTGGCGCATCCAATACAGCGGAAATAAACGTACGCTGATCGATGGTCCGTTTACCGAAACCAAAGAGCTTATCGCTGGTTATACCTTGATTCAGGTTGCATCAAAGGCCGACGCTCTTGAATGGAGTAAGCGTTTCCCTAATCCTGCGGGCGAAGGAAAGAATTGTGAAATAGAAGTGCGGCAATTATTTGAGCTGGACGATTTTGAACCCAGTGAAGCTGTCGAGCGGTTTCGTGAGCTGGAGCGCAGTAAAAATGATTAA
- a CDS encoding YciI family protein, with product MKYLCLICAEKVMEQMSKADADRHYEEYREFTADIRRSGHFVDCNRLLPPSAAITIRVRKGKISSTDGPFVETKEQLAGFYLIEAQNLDEAIQLAAQIPPAQVGSIEVRPIHQFEKR from the coding sequence ATGAAATATCTTTGTTTGATTTGTGCCGAAAAAGTTATGGAGCAAATGTCAAAAGCCGATGCTGATAGGCATTACGAAGAATACCGTGAATTTACCGCTGACATCCGCAGGAGCGGACATTTTGTCGATTGCAATCGTTTATTACCTCCATCAGCAGCCATTACGATCAGGGTACGCAAGGGCAAGATTTCAAGCACAGATGGCCCTTTTGTTGAAACTAAAGAACAGCTGGCCGGTTTTTATTTGATTGAAGCCCAGAATTTGGATGAAGCTATCCAGCTGGCTGCCCAAATTCCACCCGCGCAGGTTGGTAGTATCGAAGTCAGGCCGATACACCAATTCGAAAAGCGGTAA
- a CDS encoding flagellin → MSQVINSNIASLTAQRNLNSSQSSLNTSLERLSSGLRINSAKDDAAGLAISERMSTQIRGLNQANRNANDGISLTQTAEGALTEIGNNLQRIRELSVQASNATNTASDRAALQAEVTQLTSEIQRVATQTQFNGMNLLDGSFGTFNLQVGANANQTISASSGNFQTNSFGNYRIGGLAAFTAGGVGDLVAGTIGANSDAIGNAVLVSGTTGDASGVNGAAAAGDFRISTSSGNFDVYYRAGASAAEIASSINKTGSGVNASASTEVVLGAATGSGAGFLQNTTYSFAISTDYSDPTNANTVDPKFTTISFKTGGADDASDVDSGNYLSTAIKAFNDASAKTGFTAEAVQTEDGYWAIKLSNANGNDLRILNNSYDNTGAAIGITVSDIAVLDGDTGTTDSLADTLAGGGLDATTGVWTNGNGAWYTGKVTLDSSQSFSVTTAVADVFQDAATPGTAAAGTYGAQLQATNAVDVTSYDAAQRTLSIVDAALSTVNSQRANFGALQNRLESTMSNLQSTSENLSASRSRIRDADFAAESANLTRSQILQQAGVAMLAQANQLPNNVLSLLR, encoded by the coding sequence ATGTCTCAAGTTATAAATTCAAATATTGCTTCACTGACTGCACAACGTAACCTTAATTCATCACAGTCATCATTGAACACATCTTTAGAACGTTTATCTTCTGGATTGAGAATCAATAGTGCTAAAGATGATGCCGCTGGTTTGGCGATTTCTGAAAGAATGTCGACACAAATTCGCGGATTGAATCAAGCTAACCGCAATGCCAATGATGGTATTTCACTCACGCAAACTGCTGAGGGTGCATTGACAGAAATCGGCAACAACTTACAGCGTATTCGTGAATTATCGGTTCAGGCATCGAATGCAACAAACACTGCAAGTGATCGTGCAGCGCTTCAAGCTGAAGTCACGCAATTAACCTCTGAAATTCAACGTGTCGCTACTCAAACTCAATTTAATGGAATGAATTTGCTCGACGGCTCTTTCGGCACCTTCAATCTTCAAGTCGGCGCTAACGCCAATCAAACTATTTCTGCATCGTCAGGAAATTTTCAAACCAATTCATTCGGCAACTATCGTATCGGTGGCCTAGCCGCTTTTACTGCAGGCGGTGTTGGTGATCTTGTCGCGGGAACAATCGGCGCTAATAGCGATGCAATCGGCAATGCTGTACTGGTTAGCGGAACAACTGGCGATGCATCAGGCGTTAACGGCGCAGCCGCTGCAGGTGATTTCAGAATTTCTACTTCCTCAGGAAACTTTGATGTCTATTATCGTGCGGGAGCCAGCGCTGCTGAGATAGCCAGCTCAATCAACAAAACCGGCAGTGGCGTGAATGCTTCCGCTTCTACCGAAGTAGTACTCGGTGCAGCGACCGGTAGCGGTGCTGGATTTCTACAGAACACTACTTATTCTTTTGCAATTTCAACCGATTATTCAGACCCGACCAATGCAAATACGGTTGATCCAAAGTTCACGACAATTTCTTTTAAAACGGGTGGAGCGGATGATGCATCCGATGTCGATTCTGGAAATTACTTGAGCACAGCAATCAAAGCATTCAATGATGCTTCTGCCAAGACAGGATTTACTGCCGAAGCTGTGCAAACAGAAGATGGCTATTGGGCTATTAAGCTAAGCAATGCGAACGGGAACGATCTTCGCATTTTGAATAATTCCTATGACAACACTGGAGCTGCAATTGGTATCACTGTCTCCGACATAGCAGTCCTCGACGGTGATACAGGCACCACTGACTCCCTAGCAGATACACTTGCCGGCGGTGGGCTCGATGCAACTACAGGTGTATGGACTAATGGCAACGGTGCTTGGTACACCGGCAAAGTGACGCTCGATTCTTCTCAGTCATTCAGTGTAACAACGGCCGTTGCCGATGTCTTTCAAGATGCAGCAACACCTGGTACAGCGGCAGCTGGTACTTACGGTGCACAGCTACAAGCTACCAACGCAGTTGATGTTACCTCGTATGATGCAGCACAACGCACCCTATCGATTGTCGATGCTGCTCTGAGTACAGTCAATAGTCAACGCGCTAACTTTGGTGCTCTGCAGAATCGCCTTGAAAGCACGATGTCAAATTTGCAGTCCACTTCGGAAAATCTGTCAGCTTCACGCTCTCGGATTAGAGATGCTGATTTTGCTGCTGAATCGGCGAATCTGACACGATCCCAGATTCTTCAGCAGGCTGGTGTAGCGATGTTGGCACAGGCTAATCAATTACCCAACAATGTCTTATCGTTATTGAGATAA
- a CDS encoding DUF1579 domain-containing protein, translated as MRYLQFTLFIVFSLLMTMGVLANDQKNDKPMSHEEMMEVYAKLATPGEPHKLFASLTGSWITKTKEWMDPQKPAVESTGSADIKLLLGGRFLQQEITGSMHGKPYSGIWTVAYDNLLKQYISTWIDTMSTQIFMMNGTASADGKIITLTGRHAEVGGGYMTHRSIWRIVNSDVQEFIMYGTHQGGDEMKMLEVIYTRK; from the coding sequence ATGCGGTATTTGCAATTTACTCTATTTATTGTGTTTTCTTTGTTAATGACAATGGGTGTTCTTGCGAATGACCAAAAGAATGATAAACCCATGAGTCATGAAGAGATGATGGAAGTTTATGCTAAGTTAGCTACACCTGGAGAACCGCATAAATTGTTTGCAAGTCTTACGGGCAGTTGGATAACCAAGACGAAAGAATGGATGGATCCGCAGAAACCGGCTGTAGAATCAACCGGATCTGCAGATATCAAGCTACTGCTAGGCGGCCGTTTTCTTCAGCAGGAAATCACGGGCAGTATGCATGGAAAGCCGTATTCGGGTATCTGGACTGTTGCGTACGATAATCTGCTTAAACAGTATATCTCGACATGGATCGATACCATGAGTACGCAAATTTTCATGATGAACGGTACGGCGAGTGCGGATGGCAAGATCATTACCTTAACAGGACGGCATGCTGAAGTAGGTGGAGGATATATGACGCATCGTTCTATTTGGAGAATTGTAAATAGTGATGTACAAGAATTTATCATGTATGGAACCCATCAGGGTGGTGATGAAATGAAAATGCTTGAGGTTATTTATACTAGAAAATAA
- the fliD gene encoding flagellar filament capping protein FliD: protein MISSPGLGSGLDINGIISQLMAIEQRPLLQLSTKEARQQAELSAYGNLKSALSTFQGTVKTLANSSLFTGVKASIVDSTIASVNATSSAEIGAHQIEVQTLAQAQKIKSESFTSPSDIIGSGTLTIEFGTYNIDGTFTENLKKASASITIESDQTSLANIRDTINKASIGVTASIVNDGNGNRLVLSSNDSGLNNALKITVSDDDLNNIDNNGLSKLAYDASTGGTANMSETVAARDATLVIDGITITKPSNTITDALQGMTINLFRENPGTTTSLSITKDTTSVQTAVSTFVNAYNELQKTIASLSNYDQVNQQASILTGDSTVRAVQTQLRGILNSSLQSSVAGELNTLSQVGISFQKDGTLLLDNGKLNASLNDPTKDVSSLFATDGFAARLDRMIDGMLENNGLIDGRMDGINTSIKDINKQREALGSRLEIVEKRFRTQFTALDTTIASMKQTSEFLAQQLSSLPGANTNN, encoded by the coding sequence ATGATCTCATCACCAGGTCTTGGTTCAGGACTAGATATCAATGGAATCATTAGCCAACTTATGGCAATCGAACAACGACCTCTCCTGCAGCTAAGCACGAAAGAAGCGAGACAGCAAGCTGAACTTTCCGCCTATGGTAACTTAAAAAGTGCACTATCTACCTTCCAGGGTACCGTTAAAACATTAGCCAATTCGTCTTTATTCACAGGTGTCAAGGCATCGATTGTTGATTCTACGATCGCTTCCGTTAACGCAACTTCCAGTGCAGAAATAGGTGCGCATCAAATTGAAGTACAAACTCTCGCACAGGCACAAAAAATAAAATCCGAATCTTTTACATCACCCAGCGATATCATCGGCAGTGGTACGCTAACCATTGAATTTGGTACCTATAACATAGATGGGACATTCACTGAGAATTTAAAAAAAGCGTCTGCGTCGATCACTATTGAATCCGATCAAACATCTCTTGCAAATATACGGGATACAATAAATAAAGCCAGTATCGGTGTCACTGCAAGTATCGTCAACGACGGCAACGGCAATCGACTGGTTTTATCATCCAATGATTCTGGTTTGAATAATGCTTTAAAGATCACAGTCAGTGACGATGATTTAAACAATATTGATAACAATGGCTTATCAAAACTTGCTTATGATGCTTCAACTGGTGGTACAGCAAATATGTCTGAAACCGTCGCAGCACGGGATGCTACCTTAGTAATAGATGGAATTACCATTACCAAGCCATCCAACACCATCACCGATGCATTGCAAGGGATGACAATCAATTTATTCAGAGAAAATCCCGGGACAACTACCAGCTTATCAATTACGAAGGATACAACAAGTGTACAGACTGCAGTTAGTACGTTTGTGAATGCATATAACGAACTGCAAAAAACCATCGCTAGCCTGTCTAATTATGACCAAGTCAACCAACAAGCATCTATTCTGACTGGAGACTCAACAGTACGAGCAGTGCAGACCCAGTTGCGAGGTATATTGAATTCAAGCTTACAAAGTAGTGTTGCAGGAGAATTAAATACACTATCGCAAGTCGGCATCAGCTTCCAAAAAGACGGCACCCTATTGTTAGATAACGGCAAACTAAATGCTTCACTCAATGATCCTACCAAGGATGTTTCATCGTTATTTGCAACAGATGGCTTTGCTGCAAGACTGGATCGAATGATTGATGGAATGCTTGAAAACAATGGCTTAATTGATGGCCGCATGGATGGCATTAACACATCTATCAAGGATATAAATAAACAACGCGAAGCGCTGGGCAGTCGTCTTGAAATTGTAGAAAAACGATTTCGCACCCAATTTACAGCTTTAGATACAACAATTGCGAGTATGAAACAAACCAGTGAATTCTTGGCACAGCAACTATCTAGTTTGCCCGGTGCTAATACTAATAACTAA